The genomic stretch TTTTCAGCCATATGTGGCAGGAGTTTGAAGGAGAAGAGTTACCCTCTCTCCCCTCATTATTATCGGTCCATCTACGTTATTTCCTACGCTATAGAGAGGTTTACGATCGATTCGAGCGGAATGTACAGAGCCTCTCCGATTCTGTCCAACTCCTTAGATCCCTTGCCCTGAAGGTAGAAGATTGGAATGCAGAATGTAGTGAAAAGGAGAAGATCGACAAGCTGACGGAGGACATGGGGAAAATTAGAGAAGCCATTGGCGAAATCCGTGACTTGCTCAAGCAGATTGCTTCAAAATGAAATTAATATAATGGGGCCAGCAAGACAATCCAGCCGATCGCTTACAGCTCCGGCTGATTTCAATCGTTAGGCTACAACTGGACATCGAAGTTGGAGAAGGCTTATGGATGATAGTCACTACGACGTTGCACAGATCTGCGAGAAAGGCCATGTCATCAACTCTATGGCACGGGATTATCCGAACAGCAACCAAGATTACTGTGACAAGTGTGGGGCGCCGACGCTTATGGCTTGCCCTTTCTGCAAGACCGCAATTCGGGGCTACTACCACGTGCCGGGGGTTACAGGTTTTAGCAATTACAATGCTCCTTCCTTTTGCTACAAGTGCGGCAAGCCCTTCCCCTGGACCGCTGCCGCTCTTACGGCTGCGCAGGAGCTAGCGGACGAGCTGGACGGGCTGACCGACGACGAGCGGGAATCTCTGAAGAAGAGCCTCGATGAGCTGGTTTGCGAAACTCCCAGCACCCGCGTCGCTGAGACGCGGTTCAATCGGATCATGAAGAAGGTCGGAAAGGATGGCTACGACAGCATGCGGTCAATTCTCACGGACATCGTGAGCGAGACTGTGCGCAAGACGATATTTGGTCCGTGACGGAACAGTGCGCGTACGAGATGTAATTAGCCCAACAATAAGCATCAGCCGCAAGCGGGGCGAACGCTGCTAGCTGAGTGTGTCGGCTAAATTCACGGGTTAGCCTGTCAACATTCTACGAAGCATTTCAAAATCGCCAGGGGCAAGCACATCGCCATACAGTTCATTAACTAACCACAACCCACTCTCTCTAATCCTCCTTATCGGTGAATGGAACCCCAACCAGTGCGTTGAAGGCTTACAGTCTGGACACAGAGATATTGACGAGATAAGTCTTTTCTCCAGAGAAAGTCGCTGATCCTTGCTGTCAACCCCAAACACAACAAAGGAGAAGTGTTTTTGGATGTACTCCGAAACTGCCCTTTCTATAGCGCGTTGCTTGTCAGTATCAAGAAAAGTTCTCAAACGTTCTCTGGCTTCCCGAGTCGTCAAGTCCCATTCCCATTGTTCCCTAAAAGGGTCTTTGGTCTGGTTCAACAAAGCACGCCCGATATTTTTACGAAAGATACTGCGATCCTTATTCTCTTGAAGAAAATGCTGCTTCAAGCGGGAAGGCAACTGATTTGCTCCAGTGTGTTAACCAACTCGCACAATCCTATCTACCCCGTGGGCAAATTCCCCATCTTCGAAAAGGATATAGATACCATTGTCAGGTATCCGGTGCGTATCAAACGGGAAACGCTGACGAGGCAAGGCATTGAAAAGACAATGTAAGTGCTCACAAATTCGACTCATTCGAGTTCATCCGCTTCAGGTACTGCAATTGTCTTCCTATAGGAAATCCTGCTAAGGGTATATGTCGTATGATGTCAGGTAAGGAAGGAGGTACTCTCGATATCTGTTCCCTGCAAGAATGATAAAATGGTCTCTTTCCAAATCGCAATATCTTCGTAATTCCTGCAGGATCCGGCTCGCCCAGTTCTTTCTTTCTCGGACTGACATATTTTTGAGCGTGACATTGTATGGGTCTATTTCGTCGTTCAGTTGAAGCAAGCCATACTTTGCTGACAGAATGAAAATCCTATCTGGCGAAAACGTCAGAGCATATTGCAGAGTGGCCCGAAAGAGCGAACTAACATATAGGTCTTTCGCTCGTGCCCTATAGGGAAGTTTCTTGCTGACGCAGGATATCAAAACAATGGTCGCCATAATAATATTCGTATTGATGGGCTAACGGCATCGAGCTGAGCCGCCGCGCCGGATTTGCAAAGACACCTCACTGGGCGAGACCACCAACATAAACAAAAGCGCCGCTGTTTTCACGCGCCGATAGGCGCAGTCGGCTCTAGCGAGTGGTTATGCGGCTTAATTGCTCCTTACGTGGAAACAAGGGGCTCAATGGTTAGCCACTGAGTTCTTGAAGCTTCGCACTTTTTGTACAAGGTCGTAAATGCCACCCAACAACTCGTCGTCGGTGAGACGACCAATGAGAATACACTTATCGGCTGCACGTATACCTTCATCAAAGTCGAGTAGTCTGCCAGGTGACACTTGGTTATACCAGCTAAGAAACGCTTGCTTGCCCACCCCTTGCCTTCCACCTCCAACTCCACCTCTGTGCAAGAGAAGAACTTCATCAGTCATGGTATCCCTGACGAACACACCGGCAATCCTCCGGTTGATTCCTTGAAGCGGGAAGTTGATCTCAAGGATGATGTTGGATGGGTGATCTGAAGAGAGCAACCCGAAAGCATTCCAGTACCGGTTTGGCTCAGGACGCCCTGCGAGCGTTCCGGTGTACCAGAGATCACCATCGGTGTGAATCTGAACTTCATAGCTTGCTCCTAGATGGCCGATCTTGAGTCGCTTCTGCCGAGCTAGCTTGCGATGCAGGTACTGCTCGAACTCCTGTTGGTATCTGCTTATCTCGGATGAATTGGTGATTACGGTAAGCAATTTCTTTTCTCCAACAACTGACCAGATTCCGGTTGGGCCGCATAACATATGGTTATATGGTTTCTACATAAAACCTTTGGGCCGCGAAATTGCGGCATAAAACCCCGCAGGCAATTCTGCCGTAACGCCAGAATATCATAGGGTTAAACCTTGTTCCATAATGAACGCGGGGGAATATATGGTTTCTATATAAGACACCTTCGTCTCTTCTCTACAAATCGTCCACGAGATTTTTGACACCCCCGCCACCCCGATTAAGGACATGGGTATATATCATGGTGGTCTTCACGTCCTTGTGGCCCAGGAGTTCTTGCACTGTCCGGATGTCGTAGCCGCTTTCCAGAAGCTGCGTGGCGAAGGAATGCCGGAATGTGTGGCATGTGGCACGTTTGGTCAGCCCCCCTTCCTTTCCGCGCCGGTCACCGCCAAGTGTGTCAACAAATCGTTGACTTCTGGTTCAACCATCTCGGCGGGATGGCACACTTTGTGAAAGAAGATGTACCGCTTGACCCAGTGGCAATAGGTCTGCTCCGTGCGGGGGCTGTAGTGCCGC from bacterium encodes the following:
- a CDS encoding phage integrase N-terminal SAM-like domain-containing protein, with amino-acid sequence MTSGTQMSERGGPFEIERGLPPPAVDNPASFSRPSKPVDQFREALPWRHYSPRTEQTYCHWVKRYIFFHKVCHPAEMVEPEVNDLLTHLAVTGAERKGG
- a CDS encoding DUF2321 domain-containing protein, whose product is MDDSHYDVAQICEKGHVINSMARDYPNSNQDYCDKCGAPTLMACPFCKTAIRGYYHVPGVTGFSNYNAPSFCYKCGKPFPWTAAALTAAQELADELDGLTDDERESLKKSLDELVCETPSTRVAETRFNRIMKKVGKDGYDSMRSILTDIVSETVRKTIFGP